In Grus americana isolate bGruAme1 chromosome 4, bGruAme1.mat, whole genome shotgun sequence, one genomic interval encodes:
- the LOC129206171 gene encoding uncharacterized protein LOC129206171, producing the protein MPRRKEVPALGSLCLQSLARHMQSVWVKDYSENYLDEYQFRFVMGPFNNLAGSLVQDLIRLLGESRRLTRAALHLLLLPHLRELSLRPCPGLASNAIGQLVTLRCKSLSSLDLHGCSRLSADVLVDLAEGLPQLSRLGLAETQANVQVLSAVGSCCRRLQELDVSHCKKVSPRALRHLAYDPLARSLCCPALRVLLARGLEPGGDSSMVAVLAFLLLALPHLDFLAHSAVPDALCLLHGQQLDDARDAEGFPSLEELARWRGAAPGGPRLTLPLRQVEEVEEPSLAAVHAVCPQAEEVGVWLGDGPGPAGGWELLGWGRLARLTLGCTGRQGRVLAEVLPLARSLGPRLQTLALHGFCCQDELSLAALLASCPGLQSFSVELYAPLDADPDGETPAEPPRWDTDLLPHALPQLRSFSLTLAGTIGVFPAAHGLALRATLASLLCHAPRLQTLRLLGVPFPLDSVFETVLVAPGPPLLELQELSLAESRVSSRTVWLLLASEGRLHRLDLSRCRDIHRRDYDGFLQAVRKQRLDLDIAWE; encoded by the exons atGCCCAGGAGGAAGGAGGTGCCGGCGCTgggcagcctctgcctgcagagcctGGCCCGGCACATGCAGAGCGTCTGGGTGAAGGACTACAGCGAGAACTACCTGGATGAGTACCAATTCCGCTTCGTCATGGGCCCCTTTAACAACCTGG CCGGCAGCTTGGTGCAGGACCTGATCCGGCTGCTGGGCGAGAGCCGGCGCCTGACGCGGGCAGCGCTccacctgctcctgctgcctcacCTGCGGGAGCTGAGCCTGCGCCCCTGCCCCGGCCTCGCCAGCAACGCCATCGGCCAGCTCGTCACCCTGCGCTGCAAG AGCCTGAGCTCCCTGGACCTGCACGGCTGCAGCCGGCTGTCGGCGGACGTGCTGGTGGAcctggcagaggggctgccaCAGCTGAGCCGGCTGGGGCTGGCGGAGACGCAGGCCAACGTCCAGGTGCTCTCGGCCGTGGGCTCCTGCTGCCGGCGCCTGCAGGAGCTGGACGTGTCCCACTGCAAGAAGGTGTCCCCGCGCGCCCTGCGGCACCTGGCCTACGACCCGCTGGCGCGGTCCCTCTGCTGCCCCGCGCTCCGGGTCCTGCTGGCCCGCGGCCTGGAGCCCGGGGGGGACAGCAGCATGGTGGCGGTGCTGgccttcctgctgctggccctgccgCACCTGGACTTCCTGGCCCACAGCGCCGTGCCGGACgccctctgcctcctccacgGGCAGCAGCTGGATGACGCGAGGGATGCCGAGGGCTTCCCCTCGCTGGAGGAGCTGGCGCGGTggcggggggctgccccgggggggcCCCGGCTCACCCTGCCCCTGCGGCaggtggaggaggtggaggagcccTCCCTGGCCGCCGTCCACGCCGTCTGTCCCCAGGCCGAGGAGGTCGGCGTGTGGCTGGGGGATGGCCCGGGACCGGCGGgcggctgggagctgctgggctggggccgcCTGGCCCGGCTGACCCTGGGCTGCACCGGGCGGCAGGGCCGGGTGCTGGCAGAGGTGCTGCCGCTGGCACGGAGCCTGGGCCCCCGCCTGCAGACCCTGGCCCTGCACGGCTTCTGCTGCCAGGACGAGCTCTCGCTGGCCGCCCTGCTCGCCAGCTGCCCCGGCCTGCAGAGCTTCAGCGTCGAGCTGTACGCCCCGCTGGACGCCGACCCCGACGGGGAGACCCCAGCCGAGCCGCCCCGCTGGGACACCGACCTGCTGCCCCatgccctgccccagctccgGAGCTTCTCCCTGACCCTGGCCGGCACCATCGGCGTCTTCCCGGCCGCGCACGGGCTGGCGCTGCGTGCCACGCTGGCCTCGctgctgtgccatgccccgcgCCTGCAGACCCTCCGCCTGCTCGGCGTCCCCTTCCCGCTGGACTCGGTGTTCGAGACGGTGCTGGTGGCGCCGGGGCCGCCCCTACTCGAGCTGCAGGAGCTCTCGCTGGCCGAGAGCCGGGTGTCCAGCCGGACtgtgtggctgctgctggcctcTGAGGGCCGCCTGCACCGCCTGGACCTGTCCCGCTGCCGGGACATCCACCGGCGGGACTATGACGGCTTCCTGCAGGCGGTGCGGAAGCAGCGGCTGGACCTGGACATTGCCTGGGAGTAG
- the LOC129206172 gene encoding uncharacterized protein LOC129206172 isoform X2 produces the protein MRFNGVKCLHGFTARALPGVCRRPVSLGCSAGPGLFYKEPVFGCEGVGRCSGNAERRGGAGAQCREMLEAFEAGGARPVPEAQRLREPREGWSHSWVPGEGPCPRPQAACPGREDGDLESRPPYQGRQAGRRSSANLRPHPDSVPQPHPGVLARSCTPAGPRAPAMELPSACSHPCWFLLTLLLGLLLWARRRCAWDPRKCPTDLTGKTVIVTGANSGLPFTITPEGLEQTFATNYLGPFLLTNLLLDLLKASAPARIVNVSSFRHSVGTVDSRYLTGQERLRGSDAAYNSTKLMNVLFTAELARRLQGTGVTANALSPGVVSTSIMRHFGWAVRALFTLIRPFIKSAEQGAVSTIYCAVSEEAAGITGKYFDSDCGLALPSMAARDTGLARKLWEESERLTGLTNSPRH, from the exons ATGAGATTTAACGGGGTGAAATGTCTGCACGGCTTTACCGCGAGAGCTCTCCCTGGGGTTTGCCGCCGCCCCGTGTCCCTGGGCTGCAGCGCCGGCCCCGGTCTTTTCTATAAAGAACCAGTTTTTGGCTGTGAGGGCGTGGGGCGATGCTCAGGGAACGCTGAGCGCAGGGGCGGGGCAGGAGCCCAGTGCCGGGAAATGCTGGAGGCTTTTGAGGCCGGTGGTGCTCGGCCAGTGCCAGAGGCCCAGAGGCTGCGGGAGCCCCGGGAAGGCTGGAGCCATTCCTGGGTGCCCGGTGAAGGGCCGTGCCCGCGtccccaggctgcctgccccgGTCGGGAGGACGGGGACCTCGAGTCAAGGCCACCATACCAGGGCCGCCAGGCTGGGCGAAGGTCCTCGGCCAACCTCCGACCCCATCCGGACTCCGTCCCCCAGCCACACCCCGGTGTCCTAGCCAGATCCTGCACCCCGGCCGGACCCCGTGCCCCAGCCATGGAGCTGCCGAGCGCCTGCAGCCACCCGTGTTGGTTCCTGCTCAcgctgctcctggggctgctcctctggGCCAGGAGGAGATGCGCTTGGGACCCCCGCAAGTGTCCCACTGACCTGACCGGCAAGACGGTGATTGTCACCGGAGCCAACAGTG GGCTGCCCTTCACCATCACGCCGGAGGGGCTGGAGCAGACCTTCGCCACAAACTACCTGGGCCCGTTCCTGCTCACCAACCTGCTGCTGG ACCTCCTGAAGGCGTCGGCGCCCGCCCGCATCGTCAACGTCTCGTCCTTCCGGCACAGCGTGGGCACTGTCGACAGCCGCTACCTCACCGGGCAGGAGCGGCTCCGCGGCTCCGACGCCGCCTACAACAGCACCAAGCTGATGAACGTCCTCTTCACCGCCGAGCTGGCGCGGCGCCTGCAGGGCACAG GGGTGACTGCCAACGCCTTGAGCCCCGGCGTGGTGAGCACCAGCATCATGCGCCACTTCGGCTGGGCTGTCCGGGCGCTCTTCACCCTCATCCGCCCCTTCATCAAG TCGGCAGAGCAGGGGGCCGTCAGCACCATTTACTGCGCCGTCTCGGAGGAGGCCGCGGGCATCACCGGCAAGTACTTTGACAGCGACTGCGGGCTGGCGCTGCCCTCCATGGCTGCCCGCGACACCGGCCTCGCTCGCAAGCTCTGGGAGGAGTCGGAGCGGCTGACGGGGCTCACCAACAGCCCCCGGCACTGA
- the LOC129206172 gene encoding retinol dehydrogenase 12-like isoform X1 has translation MRFNGVKCLHGFTARALPGVCRRPVSLGCSAGPGLFYKEPVFGCEGVGRCSGNAERRGGAGAQCREMLEAFEAGGARPVPEAQRLREPREGWSHSWVPGEGPCPRPQAACPGREDGDLESRPPYQGRQAGRRSSANLRPHPDSVPQPHPGVLARSCTPAGPRAPAMELPSACSHPCWFLLTLLLGLLLWARRRCAWDPRKCPTDLTGKTVIVTGANSGIGKRVALELARRNARTILACRSQERGRAAVEEIRAATGNPAVLLRLLDTSSLASVRAFAQAVLREEKRLDVLVNNAGLTGLPFTITPEGLEQTFATNYLGPFLLTNLLLDLLKASAPARIVNVSSFRHSVGTVDSRYLTGQERLRGSDAAYNSTKLMNVLFTAELARRLQGTGVTANALSPGVVSTSIMRHFGWAVRALFTLIRPFIKSAEQGAVSTIYCAVSEEAAGITGKYFDSDCGLALPSMAARDTGLARKLWEESERLTGLTNSPRH, from the exons ATGAGATTTAACGGGGTGAAATGTCTGCACGGCTTTACCGCGAGAGCTCTCCCTGGGGTTTGCCGCCGCCCCGTGTCCCTGGGCTGCAGCGCCGGCCCCGGTCTTTTCTATAAAGAACCAGTTTTTGGCTGTGAGGGCGTGGGGCGATGCTCAGGGAACGCTGAGCGCAGGGGCGGGGCAGGAGCCCAGTGCCGGGAAATGCTGGAGGCTTTTGAGGCCGGTGGTGCTCGGCCAGTGCCAGAGGCCCAGAGGCTGCGGGAGCCCCGGGAAGGCTGGAGCCATTCCTGGGTGCCCGGTGAAGGGCCGTGCCCGCGtccccaggctgcctgccccgGTCGGGAGGACGGGGACCTCGAGTCAAGGCCACCATACCAGGGCCGCCAGGCTGGGCGAAGGTCCTCGGCCAACCTCCGACCCCATCCGGACTCCGTCCCCCAGCCACACCCCGGTGTCCTAGCCAGATCCTGCACCCCGGCCGGACCCCGTGCCCCAGCCATGGAGCTGCCGAGCGCCTGCAGCCACCCGTGTTGGTTCCTGCTCAcgctgctcctggggctgctcctctggGCCAGGAGGAGATGCGCTTGGGACCCCCGCAAGTGTCCCACTGACCTGACCGGCAAGACGGTGATTGTCACCGGAGCCAACAGTG GGATCGGCAAGCGCGTGGCCCTGGAGCTGGCTCGCAGGAATGCTCGCACCATCCTGGCGTGCCGGAGccaggagcggggccgggcagcgGTGGAGGAGATCCGGGCAGCCACCGGCAACCCCGCGgtgctgctgcggctgctggaCACCAGCTCGCTGGCCTCCGTGCGCGCCTTCGCCCAGGCCGTGCTGCGGGAGGAGAAGCGGCTGGACGTGCTGGTGAACAACGCTGGGCTCACCG GGCTGCCCTTCACCATCACGCCGGAGGGGCTGGAGCAGACCTTCGCCACAAACTACCTGGGCCCGTTCCTGCTCACCAACCTGCTGCTGG ACCTCCTGAAGGCGTCGGCGCCCGCCCGCATCGTCAACGTCTCGTCCTTCCGGCACAGCGTGGGCACTGTCGACAGCCGCTACCTCACCGGGCAGGAGCGGCTCCGCGGCTCCGACGCCGCCTACAACAGCACCAAGCTGATGAACGTCCTCTTCACCGCCGAGCTGGCGCGGCGCCTGCAGGGCACAG GGGTGACTGCCAACGCCTTGAGCCCCGGCGTGGTGAGCACCAGCATCATGCGCCACTTCGGCTGGGCTGTCCGGGCGCTCTTCACCCTCATCCGCCCCTTCATCAAG TCGGCAGAGCAGGGGGCCGTCAGCACCATTTACTGCGCCGTCTCGGAGGAGGCCGCGGGCATCACCGGCAAGTACTTTGACAGCGACTGCGGGCTGGCGCTGCCCTCCATGGCTGCCCGCGACACCGGCCTCGCTCGCAAGCTCTGGGAGGAGTCGGAGCGGCTGACGGGGCTCACCAACAGCCCCCGGCACTGA